The following proteins are co-located in the Haloarcula marismortui ATCC 43049 genome:
- a CDS encoding HPP family protein yields MRRHRVGTSLYAGVLFVVLGTLAWASGQPFIFPSLGPSAFILAFQRDGDRTGLASVVMSHFIGGVAGLLAYSLLAGGVSLVADPTAFSMAGLRLVASATLSLVVTSWGMIATDTVHAPACATTLIVSLGLLSTPLQVAVIVVGVGVLVAFHALVLSAYHRATDPSRTALVDG; encoded by the coding sequence ATGCGACGGCATCGGGTCGGGACGAGCCTGTACGCTGGCGTGCTGTTCGTCGTCCTCGGAACGCTCGCGTGGGCGAGCGGCCAGCCATTCATCTTCCCGAGTCTCGGCCCGTCTGCGTTCATTCTCGCATTTCAGCGGGACGGCGACCGGACGGGGCTGGCCAGTGTCGTCATGAGCCATTTCATCGGCGGTGTTGCGGGGCTGCTCGCGTACAGCCTGCTTGCTGGCGGTGTCTCGCTCGTCGCGGACCCAACCGCATTCTCGATGGCCGGGCTTCGCCTCGTCGCGAGTGCGACCCTCTCACTCGTCGTGACGAGCTGGGGGATGATTGCAACAGATACGGTCCACGCACCGGCCTGCGCGACGACGCTCATCGTCTCGCTGGGGCTGCTCTCGACGCCGCTGCAGGTCGCAGTCATCGTCGTCGGTGTCGGCGTTCTCGTCGCGTTCCACGCGCTCGTGCTGTCAGCGTACCACCGAGCTACTGATCCGTCCCGGACAGCCCTGGTCGATGGCTGA
- a CDS encoding glycerophosphoryl diester phosphodiesterase membrane domain-containing protein, translated as MALQIGSALEEAGYRLFSRTGAILLVAFFALMASFQVLFNSILATTYTRMGYGEIAAALPLTFDIPLTVAGAGIAVTSVVSLYLTVVSFRTFVPGARESFPEGAFTRNVPLALVNVFVGGIVYSLLVFIGSILFLIPGIFAYVVFIFMMPYVIVEDRNFVAALKESYRLTKGDRLALFGLLLIVGAAAAVVGGIIGFIGSLALSGPVSQLPTIVIQPLASLYGTAIIAVAFEQLRTADGRPPSAPSEDDTTMTAL; from the coding sequence ATGGCCCTCCAAATCGGCTCCGCCCTCGAAGAGGCGGGGTACCGGCTGTTCAGTCGTACCGGCGCGATACTACTTGTAGCGTTTTTTGCCCTGATGGCTAGCTTTCAAGTCCTGTTCAATTCAATCCTGGCGACGACCTACACCAGGATGGGATACGGCGAAATTGCCGCAGCCCTCCCGCTCACCTTCGACATCCCGCTTACTGTTGCTGGTGCCGGTATCGCTGTCACCTCCGTCGTCTCACTGTATCTCACTGTCGTGTCCTTCCGGACGTTTGTCCCCGGAGCGCGCGAGAGCTTCCCTGAGGGTGCGTTCACGCGGAACGTGCCACTCGCGCTGGTGAACGTGTTCGTCGGCGGGATCGTCTACAGCCTGCTGGTGTTCATCGGGTCGATCTTGTTCCTCATCCCCGGCATCTTCGCCTACGTCGTGTTCATTTTCATGATGCCGTACGTCATCGTCGAAGACCGGAACTTCGTTGCGGCGCTCAAAGAGAGCTACCGGCTCACCAAGGGTGACCGGCTCGCGCTGTTCGGCCTGCTGTTGATTGTTGGTGCCGCCGCGGCGGTCGTTGGCGGGATCATCGGATTCATCGGCTCGCTGGCGCTTTCGGGACCGGTTTCGCAACTGCCAACTATCGTTATCCAACCCCTGGCGTCGCTGTATGGCACCGCGATTATCGCAGTCGCGTTCGAGCAACTGCGGACGGCTGACGGGCGGCCGCCGTCGGCCCCGAGCGAGGACGACACGACGATGACGGCGCTCTGA
- a CDS encoding thioredoxin family protein encodes MDTTTEHSVRTVETRDELDDVLATADHVLVMVRTTGCTICKSMEPILDIAAKATDATVVVFNPKHDLDAVDAFDVRSVPTFLLFADGDLIHRRADGFVPAEDLIEFVERGLESRT; translated from the coding sequence ATGGACACGACGACGGAACACAGCGTTCGGACGGTGGAAACGCGAGACGAACTTGACGACGTGCTGGCCACGGCCGACCACGTCTTGGTGATGGTCCGGACGACTGGCTGTACTATCTGCAAGTCCATGGAGCCGATACTCGATATCGCTGCGAAAGCCACTGACGCCACAGTGGTCGTGTTCAATCCGAAACACGACCTCGATGCCGTCGACGCGTTCGATGTCCGGAGTGTCCCGACGTTCCTGCTGTTTGCTGACGGGGACCTGATTCACCGCCGTGCTGACGGGTTCGTCCCGGCGGAGGACCTTATCGAGTTCGTCGAACGCGGGCTGGAATCGCGTACGTGA
- a CDS encoding sugar O-acetyltransferase — protein sequence MASEREKMLAGERYDASDPALVAARERANELTREYNQTDPSEADTRQALIEDLFGSVGADCHVEPPFRCDYGDNIHVGDGFYANFDCVVLDVCRVDIGDDCLLGPGVHIYTATHPLDPDERRSGVEYGKPVTIGDNVWVGGQAVINPGVTVGDDAVIGSGAVVTDDVPAGVVVQGNPASVVREIED from the coding sequence ATGGCGTCTGAACGGGAGAAGATGCTGGCGGGCGAGCGCTACGACGCGAGCGACCCAGCACTCGTTGCTGCCCGAGAGCGTGCGAACGAACTCACCCGGGAGTACAACCAGACCGACCCATCTGAGGCCGACACCAGACAGGCGCTCATCGAGGACCTCTTTGGCTCGGTCGGTGCGGACTGCCACGTCGAACCGCCCTTCCGGTGTGACTACGGCGACAACATCCACGTCGGCGATGGGTTCTACGCGAACTTCGACTGCGTCGTACTGGATGTCTGCCGGGTCGATATCGGCGACGACTGCCTGCTCGGGCCGGGTGTCCACATCTACACCGCGACGCACCCACTTGACCCGGATGAACGACGTAGCGGCGTCGAGTACGGGAAGCCGGTGACTATCGGCGACAATGTCTGGGTCGGTGGGCAGGCGGTCATCAACCCGGGCGTCACCGTCGGCGACGATGCCGTCATCGGGTCCGGTGCGGTCGTCACCGACGACGTTCCTGCTGGCGTCGTCGTTCAGGGGAACCCCGCGTCGGTCGTACGTGAAATCGAGGATTGA
- a CDS encoding DUF460 domain-containing protein, translating into MNRTAALDAVVFGVDIQSGDVRGDAPSYALVVFDGESVERDVVSRRKLRRRIEDEEPAIVATDNMYELAEDKDALIHVLGSLPDETKLVQVTGDERPEPLSRVAKRHGVPYGKDPMEEAEAAARLAAANVGQEVSAFTDTTEVKVSRGRSTGKGGWSEDRYTRRIHGAVRKRAREIESELDAAGLEYERDVTEKYGGFSNAVFQVSARPQDIPVSRARSGDTRVEIERQRRDGIEFKPLAKRRDHVVVGVDPGTTTAVAIVSLDGTVLDVYSSRTDDTAATTEWIIERGRPVVVAADVTPMPETVEKLRRSFSAAGWEPDTDLPVDEKKHRTREEAYDNDHERDAMAAALYAFDHHADQFERVAGKVPPQYDVGPVIDRVVAGEESVETVLRDLEDDDSEDEDTTAHEPRELTDDEKEIKRLNARIERLESHVDDLKETIKRKDDQLSEKDKQLEKARSEGRREVRKDREVTRLQRRNEALERKVDDEQEKREALADKLERLKALWKLDHSNFADVSEKQEGLTPVKVVEQFTKDAIADADERFGLVEDDIVMFRDASGAGRSTAQQLANIDPKIVLRNGNLSDIADQVLFDNDIPVAPAEMVTVQEVDELAVAREGEIEAAIEDWEERAADRRKEQNAEMVDQIISEHRADRPTSEN; encoded by the coding sequence GTGAACCGCACGGCAGCGCTCGACGCAGTCGTCTTCGGTGTCGACATCCAGAGCGGCGACGTGCGCGGTGACGCACCGTCGTACGCGCTGGTGGTCTTCGACGGGGAATCAGTCGAGCGAGACGTGGTCTCGCGGCGGAAGCTCCGCCGGCGTATCGAGGACGAGGAGCCGGCCATCGTCGCGACGGATAACATGTACGAACTCGCCGAGGACAAGGATGCCCTGATCCACGTCCTCGGGTCCCTCCCCGACGAAACAAAACTGGTGCAGGTGACCGGCGACGAGCGGCCGGAGCCGCTTTCCCGGGTCGCCAAGCGCCACGGGGTCCCCTACGGCAAGGACCCGATGGAGGAGGCCGAGGCCGCGGCCCGGCTGGCCGCCGCCAACGTCGGGCAGGAGGTGTCCGCCTTCACCGATACAACAGAGGTGAAGGTCTCGCGGGGCCGCTCGACCGGAAAGGGAGGGTGGTCAGAAGACCGCTACACCCGGCGCATCCACGGCGCAGTCCGGAAGCGAGCGCGCGAAATCGAGTCCGAGCTCGACGCTGCCGGTCTGGAGTACGAGCGGGACGTGACCGAGAAGTACGGCGGGTTCTCCAACGCCGTGTTTCAGGTCTCGGCGCGTCCACAGGACATCCCGGTGTCGCGAGCGCGTTCGGGCGATACGCGCGTCGAAATCGAGCGCCAGCGGCGGGACGGTATCGAGTTCAAGCCGCTTGCAAAGCGGCGCGACCACGTCGTCGTCGGCGTCGACCCCGGAACGACGACGGCCGTTGCCATCGTTTCTCTGGACGGCACTGTCCTGGACGTGTACTCTTCGCGAACCGACGACACCGCCGCGACGACAGAGTGGATTATCGAGCGCGGGCGGCCCGTCGTCGTCGCTGCTGACGTGACGCCGATGCCGGAAACCGTCGAGAAACTCCGGCGCTCCTTTAGCGCCGCCGGCTGGGAACCCGACACCGACCTTCCGGTCGACGAGAAGAAACACCGGACTCGGGAGGAGGCGTACGACAACGACCACGAACGCGACGCGATGGCCGCCGCGCTCTACGCCTTCGACCACCACGCCGACCAGTTCGAGCGTGTCGCGGGCAAGGTCCCGCCACAGTACGATGTGGGACCGGTCATCGACCGTGTCGTCGCCGGCGAGGAGAGCGTCGAAACAGTGCTGCGGGACCTCGAAGACGACGACAGCGAGGACGAGGACACAACGGCCCACGAACCGCGGGAACTCACCGACGACGAGAAGGAAATCAAGCGGCTGAACGCCCGCATCGAACGCCTTGAGTCACACGTCGACGACCTCAAAGAGACTATCAAGCGCAAGGACGACCAGCTCTCCGAAAAGGACAAACAACTGGAGAAGGCCCGCAGCGAGGGCCGGCGCGAGGTCAGAAAAGACCGCGAGGTGACGCGGCTCCAGCGGCGCAACGAGGCCCTCGAACGGAAAGTCGATGACGAACAGGAGAAACGCGAGGCGCTGGCTGACAAGCTCGAACGGTTGAAAGCGCTGTGGAAGCTCGACCACTCGAACTTCGCCGATGTCTCGGAGAAACAGGAGGGGCTGACCCCGGTCAAGGTGGTCGAACAGTTCACCAAGGACGCTATCGCCGACGCCGACGAGCGGTTTGGCCTCGTTGAGGACGACATCGTCATGTTCCGGGACGCCTCGGGTGCGGGCCGGTCGACGGCCCAGCAACTGGCGAATATCGACCCGAAAATCGTCCTCCGGAACGGGAACCTCTCCGACATTGCCGATCAGGTGCTGTTCGACAACGATATCCCCGTCGCGCCAGCCGAGATGGTCACCGTACAGGAAGTGGACGAACTGGCTGTCGCCCGTGAAGGCGAAATCGAGGCGGCAATCGAAGACTGGGAAGAACGCGCCGCCGACCGCCGGAAGGAGCAGAACGCGGAGATGGTCGACCAGATCATCAGCGAACACCGGGCCGACCGGCCGACGAGCGAGAACTAG
- a CDS encoding sensor histidine kinase translates to MEDQCRVLAAAVETLDDVFYVYDADGKLAYWNARLNELFGLTDGELSGMDPTEFFVADDRAAVEAAIEDVFESGQTSVEARAETTEGVVTFELSGRLLTGDDGTVQGFSGVGRDITDRREREWHLERQNERLTEFADLLAHDLRTPLAVTSGHLELAAEELSPERIDAARDGLQRLESIIEDMRTATREGTLATDEQAVDIADVATTAWVHVETSNAVLEPPPPILVEADLERLLRLFENLFINAVTHGPGRDERTSDEDSGVDTTEITIRVVPTPDGFAIEDNGRGIAPDERERVFEPGASRAADGTGFGLYIVRAIAEAHGWTVRATAGEHGGARFEFDIDADTAC, encoded by the coding sequence ATGGAAGACCAGTGTCGTGTTCTGGCGGCCGCGGTCGAGACTCTCGACGACGTCTTCTACGTCTACGACGCAGACGGCAAACTTGCGTACTGGAACGCTCGGCTGAACGAACTGTTCGGCCTGACGGACGGCGAACTGTCGGGAATGGACCCGACCGAGTTCTTCGTTGCAGACGACCGGGCAGCCGTTGAAGCAGCCATCGAGGACGTTTTCGAGTCGGGTCAAACGAGCGTCGAAGCGCGGGCGGAGACGACAGAGGGGGTAGTGACGTTCGAACTCAGCGGCCGGCTCCTCACGGGGGACGACGGTACAGTTCAGGGGTTCAGCGGTGTCGGTCGAGATATCACGGACCGGCGCGAGCGGGAGTGGCATCTTGAGCGACAAAACGAGCGGCTCACGGAGTTCGCCGACCTGCTGGCACACGACCTCCGGACGCCGCTTGCCGTCACCAGCGGCCACCTCGAACTCGCTGCCGAGGAGCTGTCGCCCGAGCGTATCGACGCCGCCAGAGACGGGTTACAGCGGTTAGAATCAATTATCGAGGACATGCGAACCGCGACCAGAGAGGGAACGCTTGCAACCGACGAGCAGGCGGTCGACATCGCTGACGTGGCAACGACGGCATGGGTTCACGTCGAAACCAGCAACGCAGTGCTGGAACCGCCGCCGCCGATACTGGTCGAAGCTGACCTGGAGCGGCTGCTTCGACTGTTCGAGAACCTCTTCATCAACGCCGTGACACACGGGCCTGGACGCGACGAACGCACATCTGACGAAGACAGTGGAGTTGACACCACCGAGATAACGATTCGCGTCGTACCGACGCCCGACGGCTTCGCAATCGAGGACAACGGCCGGGGAATCGCTCCCGACGAACGGGAGCGGGTGTTCGAACCGGGCGCGTCACGGGCGGCTGACGGGACCGGCTTCGGTCTCTATATCGTCAGGGCAATCGCCGAAGCCCACGGCTGGACAGTACGTGCCACAGCAGGAGAACACGGCGGTGCACGGTTCGAGTTCGATATTGATGCGGACACCGCCTGTTAG
- a CDS encoding DUF7470 family protein, with protein sequence MLDKLGAVGIGGIVVLLAGIGLVAWKAPIVAVGIALVVGGLGLVVYGLVTSLLGAFGLGGGMGGMGGGGMGGGGMGGDGMP encoded by the coding sequence ATGTTGGATAAACTCGGTGCGGTTGGTATCGGCGGCATCGTCGTGTTGCTCGCCGGCATCGGTCTGGTCGCGTGGAAGGCACCCATCGTCGCCGTCGGCATCGCTCTCGTCGTCGGGGGCCTCGGACTGGTCGTCTACGGCCTCGTCACGAGCCTGCTCGGCGCGTTCGGACTCGGTGGCGGCATGGGCGGTATGGGTGGCGGCGGCATGGGCGGTGGCGGTATGGGCGGCGACGGCATGCCCTGA
- a CDS encoding SCP2 sterol-binding domain-containing protein, with protein sequence MTVTLPTEADDWAAAWRDRINERAAFADSADDFTAVFCFEIRADDAYTGEPIQFVVVIKDGACTAAGTVADPEYDFAFRGPYSEWVTMLQGDLDISAAAMDGTFDVEGDTMRLLRRQDTIAEMVAAAQNVDTEFEH encoded by the coding sequence ATGACTGTGACGCTGCCGACCGAGGCCGACGACTGGGCCGCTGCGTGGCGCGACCGAATCAACGAGCGTGCTGCGTTCGCCGACAGCGCTGACGACTTCACCGCCGTATTCTGTTTCGAAATCCGCGCTGACGACGCCTATACCGGCGAACCGATACAGTTCGTCGTTGTCATCAAGGATGGTGCCTGTACCGCCGCTGGGACGGTCGCGGACCCCGAGTACGACTTCGCGTTCCGTGGCCCCTACAGCGAGTGGGTCACGATGCTGCAGGGCGACCTCGACATCTCCGCCGCCGCGATGGACGGAACCTTCGACGTTGAGGGCGACACGATGCGGCTGCTTCGCCGGCAGGACACCATCGCCGAGATGGTCGCGGCGGCACAGAACGTCGACACCGAGTTCGAACACTGA
- a CDS encoding ABC transporter ATP-binding protein → MTDPILTVDGVDSGYGEVQVLDDLSLTLGEGEIACLVGPNGAGKSTVLKTVFGMLEPWTGSVRLGDREIGGMAPEDIVRIGVGYVPQTENVFGSLTIDENLRMGGVARDGGLDEVVAELYDRFPILDDKRTANAKTLSGGQRQVLAFARALVMEPDVLLIDEPSAGLAPNTAKEVFDDVETVNDLGTSILMVEQNAREGLGISDRGFVLDQGTVKFEGEADSLLDDPEVSRLYLGGESRR, encoded by the coding sequence ATGACCGACCCTATCCTCACCGTCGACGGCGTCGACAGCGGCTACGGTGAAGTGCAGGTACTCGATGACCTCTCACTGACGCTCGGTGAGGGGGAGATCGCTTGCCTCGTCGGCCCGAACGGGGCCGGTAAGTCCACCGTCCTCAAGACGGTGTTCGGCATGCTGGAGCCATGGACCGGCTCGGTACGTCTTGGCGACCGCGAAATCGGCGGGATGGCCCCGGAAGATATCGTCCGTATCGGCGTCGGCTACGTCCCACAGACCGAGAACGTGTTCGGCTCGCTGACCATCGACGAGAACCTCCGGATGGGTGGGGTCGCCCGCGACGGCGGCCTCGACGAGGTCGTGGCCGAACTGTACGACCGGTTCCCCATCCTCGACGACAAGCGCACTGCGAACGCGAAGACGCTCTCGGGCGGCCAGCGGCAGGTGCTGGCCTTCGCTCGCGCGCTCGTGATGGAACCCGACGTGTTGCTCATCGACGAGCCAAGCGCCGGGCTGGCACCGAACACCGCCAAGGAGGTGTTCGACGACGTGGAGACGGTCAACGACCTCGGCACGTCGATTCTCATGGTCGAGCAGAACGCCCGCGAGGGTCTGGGCATCTCCGACCGCGGGTTCGTCCTCGACCAGGGGACAGTCAAGTTCGAGGGCGAGGCTGACTCACTGCTCGACGACCCCGAGGTGTCTCGACTGTACCTCGGCGGCGAATCCCGCCGCTAA
- a CDS encoding ABC transporter ATP-binding protein: protein MSEQSLVSDGPVLGKDDPVLRAEGLEKRFGGLVATDDASIEVERGTITGLIGPNGAGKSTLFNLVSGFYEPDAGSVSVNGVDVTGQKPHAIADQGMIRTFQTPRKPEGMTVREALLVGPHNQTGESIIPLFTSPSTVEQEERRSLEQAQQMLERFEIGDLATQPATDLSGGQMKLVELARGMMAEPDLLLLDEPVAGVNPVLADKLAGFIEELNEEGITFLIIEHDMNFIMRLADPIIVLNQGSVLVEGPPEAVRSDERVIDAYLGGPSE, encoded by the coding sequence ATGAGTGAGCAGTCGCTCGTCTCCGACGGCCCGGTTCTCGGGAAAGACGACCCCGTTCTCCGTGCTGAGGGGCTGGAGAAACGCTTTGGCGGCCTCGTGGCAACGGACGACGCGTCCATCGAGGTCGAACGCGGCACGATTACGGGTCTCATCGGTCCGAACGGGGCCGGCAAATCGACGCTGTTCAACCTCGTCTCGGGCTTCTACGAGCCCGATGCGGGCTCCGTCTCGGTCAACGGCGTTGACGTGACCGGCCAGAAGCCCCACGCGATCGCCGATCAGGGGATGATCCGGACGTTCCAGACGCCGCGAAAACCGGAGGGCATGACCGTTCGGGAGGCGCTACTGGTCGGACCACACAACCAGACCGGGGAATCGATTATCCCGCTGTTCACCTCGCCGAGTACCGTCGAACAGGAGGAACGGCGCTCGCTGGAACAGGCCCAGCAGATGCTCGAACGCTTCGAAATTGGCGATCTGGCGACCCAGCCCGCGACGGACCTCTCGGGCGGGCAGATGAAACTGGTCGAACTGGCCCGCGGGATGATGGCCGAACCCGACCTGCTGTTGCTCGATGAGCCGGTCGCCGGGGTCAACCCTGTGCTGGCCGACAAACTGGCCGGGTTCATCGAGGAACTCAACGAGGAGGGCATCACCTTCCTCATTATCGAACACGACATGAACTTCATTATGCGGCTCGCCGACCCGATTATCGTCCTCAATCAGGGGAGTGTCCTCGTCGAAGGGCCGCCCGAGGCGGTCCGGAGCGACGAGCGCGTCATCGACGCCTACCTCGGAGGGCCGTCGGAATGA